In one window of Methanosarcina vacuolata Z-761 DNA:
- the ftsZ gene encoding cell division protein FtsZ: MQSIVQEAMKFSEKEKEYRKNSSSDEDFEEFGQPRIMIVGCGGAGNNTVNRLYNMGIEGAETVCINTDKQHLDNVRADKKILVGKTLTRGLGAGGYPETGKKAAELARGTLEEVLKDVDLVFITAGLGGGTGTGVAPVVAEVAKEQGAIVVGMVSSPFRVERARIYKAEEGLEDLRRAADTVIVLDNNRLLNYVPNLPIDQAFSVMDQLIAETVKGITETITVPSLINLDYADIRTIMSCGGVAVMLVGESKNQDKSTEVVRTALNHPLLDVDYKGATGSLVHVTGGPDLSLKEAEEIASMLTYELSPSANVIWGARIREDYEGKVRVMAIMTGVQSAQILGPQAAGGILESRAEADPMQERRFGRMTADRLKNSAGSFRKKHDESIIDFIN; the protein is encoded by the coding sequence TTGCAGTCAATAGTACAGGAAGCAATGAAATTCAGCGAAAAAGAGAAAGAATATCGAAAGAATTCTTCCTCTGATGAAGATTTTGAAGAATTCGGGCAACCGCGAATCATGATTGTCGGATGCGGGGGTGCCGGAAACAACACTGTAAACCGTCTTTATAATATGGGAATCGAAGGTGCGGAAACGGTCTGTATAAATACCGATAAGCAGCACCTTGACAATGTAAGAGCTGACAAGAAAATCCTGGTGGGAAAAACTCTCACGCGAGGGCTGGGAGCAGGTGGTTACCCCGAGACAGGAAAGAAAGCTGCAGAACTTGCAAGGGGCACACTTGAAGAAGTGTTAAAGGACGTTGACCTGGTTTTCATCACTGCAGGGTTAGGCGGAGGTACCGGTACAGGAGTTGCACCTGTAGTTGCCGAAGTAGCAAAAGAGCAGGGAGCAATCGTTGTAGGAATGGTCTCCAGTCCCTTCAGAGTTGAAAGAGCTCGGATTTACAAAGCCGAAGAAGGCCTTGAAGATCTGCGCAGGGCAGCGGATACCGTAATTGTCCTTGATAATAACAGGCTGCTTAATTACGTGCCAAACCTTCCTATAGATCAGGCTTTTTCCGTAATGGACCAGCTAATTGCCGAAACCGTAAAGGGAATTACAGAGACCATCACAGTGCCCTCTCTGATAAACCTTGACTACGCCGACATAAGGACTATCATGAGCTGCGGCGGGGTTGCAGTTATGCTTGTAGGGGAGTCAAAAAACCAGGACAAGAGCACTGAAGTTGTGCGGACTGCCCTAAATCATCCCCTGCTTGATGTTGACTACAAGGGCGCAACCGGAAGTCTTGTCCATGTAACCGGCGGGCCTGACCTGAGCCTCAAGGAAGCTGAGGAAATTGCATCCATGCTCACCTATGAACTCTCTCCAAGTGCAAATGTTATATGGGGCGCAAGGATCAGAGAAGATTATGAAGGCAAGGTCAGGGTAATGGCCATTATGACAGGTGTGCAGTCTGCACAGATCCTGGGCCCTCAGGCAGCAGGCGGAATTCTTGAGTCCAGAGCCGAAGCTGATCCTATGCAGGAAAGAAGATTCGGAAGAATGACAGCAGACCGATTAAAGAATTCTGCAGGGTCTTTTAGAAAGAAACATGACGAGTCAATCATTGATTTTATAAATTAA
- a CDS encoding HAD family hydrolase produces MLKALIFDMDGVLVNSMPFHAAAWKKAFLDMGMEIQDQDIYAIEGSNPKNGLPLLIRKARKEPEAYDFETITSIYRKEFKRVFKLKAFDGMKECLEVLKTRFLLSVVSGSDHLIVHEIVDQLFPDIFDIVVTGDDITNSKPHPDPFLKAVELLNVQREECIVIENAILGVEAAKKAKIYCIGIPTYLEPSQLGRADLVVGDHKQLMQHLLSLEPAHGFGV; encoded by the coding sequence GTGTTAAAGGCATTAATTTTCGATATGGATGGCGTTCTTGTGAACTCTATGCCCTTCCATGCAGCAGCCTGGAAAAAAGCTTTCCTTGATATGGGTATGGAAATCCAGGACCAGGATATTTATGCAATCGAAGGTTCAAATCCCAAAAATGGTCTTCCTTTGCTTATTCGAAAAGCCAGAAAAGAACCAGAAGCATATGATTTCGAAACTATTACCTCAATCTACAGGAAAGAATTCAAAAGGGTATTTAAACTGAAAGCCTTCGACGGAATGAAAGAGTGCCTCGAAGTCCTTAAAACGCGTTTTCTGCTATCAGTAGTCTCGGGCTCTGACCATCTTATTGTTCACGAGATAGTTGACCAGCTTTTCCCCGACATATTTGATATTGTGGTTACAGGAGACGATATCACAAATTCAAAGCCTCATCCCGATCCTTTCCTTAAAGCTGTTGAACTCCTTAATGTGCAGCGGGAAGAATGCATAGTAATAGAAAATGCCATTCTGGGTGTAGAAGCTGCAAAAAAAGCCAAAATCTACTGTATAGGGATCCCCACATATCTGGAGCCTTCACAGCTTGGCAGGGCAGACCTTGTGGTAGGAGATCACAAACAGCTAATGCAACATCTTCTAAGCCTTGAGCCAGCTCACGGGTTCGGGGTATGA
- a CDS encoding beta-CASP ribonuclease aCPSF1, translating into MPIEDVLLDLKHKIEKNLPAGVTITDVEFEGPQLVLYTEEPRKFADDGNIIRNLAKELRTRIAMRPDPRVLATPEDSISIIEEVVPKESVISSYYFDPDSGEVIIEAEKPGLVIGKHGATLREITKQIGWIPKVVRTPPIKSRTVKNVREFMRNNLKERKEILKSVGRKIHKECTSKDQWVRVTSLGGCKEVGRSCFLLSTPESRILIDCGVNVGSDENMTPYLYVPEVFPLNQIDAVIVTHAHLDHQGLVPLLFKYGYEGPVYCTPPTRDLMVLLQLDYIDVAAKEGKKIPYESGMVAKTLKHTIPLDYEEVTDIAPDIKLTFHNAGHILGSAISHFHIGDGLHNVVFTGDYKYEKTRLFDPAVNKFPRVETVISEATYGNSNAFQPSLKDAERHLQMVVKNTVERGGICIIPAFAVGRSQEVMIVLEESIRKGLIPEVPVYLDGMIWEATAIHATHPEYLNNDLRKLIFQKGQNPFLSECFKPVDSHDMRQKIIQNPHPCVIISTSGMMNGGPVMDYFKAFADEPRNSLVFVGYQADGTIGRRIQKGWKEIPMAGKGGSTEILKLNMEVQVVDGFSGHSDRRQLMDYIKRMQPRPERVFTEHGDEKACVDLASSIYKKLKIETRALTNLETVRLL; encoded by the coding sequence ATGCCTATTGAAGATGTACTATTAGACCTCAAACATAAAATTGAGAAAAATCTACCCGCGGGAGTTACAATTACCGATGTGGAATTTGAAGGGCCTCAGCTTGTGCTATATACCGAAGAGCCCCGCAAATTCGCAGACGATGGGAACATTATTCGCAACCTCGCAAAAGAACTCCGAACGCGGATTGCAATGCGCCCTGACCCCAGGGTGCTTGCAACTCCTGAAGACTCTATTTCTATAATCGAAGAAGTTGTTCCAAAAGAATCCGTAATCTCAAGCTATTATTTTGACCCAGATTCCGGAGAAGTAATTATTGAAGCTGAAAAGCCTGGTCTTGTGATCGGAAAGCACGGCGCTACTCTCCGTGAAATCACAAAGCAGATTGGCTGGATTCCAAAGGTTGTGCGTACTCCCCCTATCAAATCCCGTACAGTAAAGAATGTAAGGGAATTTATGAGAAACAACCTCAAGGAAAGAAAAGAAATCCTTAAATCGGTGGGGAGGAAGATTCACAAAGAGTGTACTTCTAAAGATCAGTGGGTAAGGGTTACATCGCTTGGGGGCTGCAAAGAAGTAGGGCGGAGTTGTTTCCTGCTCTCGACTCCTGAATCTCGAATTCTGATCGATTGCGGAGTCAATGTAGGTTCGGACGAAAACATGACTCCTTACCTGTATGTTCCTGAAGTTTTTCCTTTAAACCAGATCGATGCCGTGATAGTTACTCACGCTCACCTGGATCATCAGGGTCTTGTTCCTTTGCTTTTTAAATACGGGTATGAAGGACCTGTCTACTGTACGCCTCCGACTCGGGATTTGATGGTGCTGCTCCAGCTTGACTACATCGACGTGGCAGCAAAAGAAGGGAAAAAGATTCCCTATGAGTCAGGCATGGTAGCAAAGACTCTCAAACACACAATTCCTCTGGACTATGAGGAAGTAACGGATATCGCTCCTGATATCAAACTGACTTTCCATAATGCAGGCCATATTCTGGGGTCGGCTATTTCTCATTTCCATATTGGAGACGGGCTTCATAATGTCGTATTTACTGGAGACTACAAATATGAGAAGACGAGGCTTTTCGACCCTGCTGTCAATAAGTTTCCGAGAGTCGAAACGGTTATCAGTGAAGCTACTTATGGGAATTCCAATGCTTTCCAGCCTTCACTTAAGGACGCCGAAAGGCACCTGCAGATGGTAGTGAAAAACACTGTGGAAAGGGGAGGAATTTGTATCATCCCGGCTTTTGCAGTGGGTCGAAGCCAGGAAGTTATGATAGTGCTTGAAGAGTCTATAAGGAAAGGACTGATTCCTGAAGTTCCGGTCTATCTGGACGGAATGATCTGGGAAGCAACAGCAATTCATGCTACACATCCCGAGTACCTGAATAATGATCTGAGGAAACTGATATTCCAGAAAGGCCAGAACCCCTTCCTGTCCGAATGCTTCAAGCCTGTTGATTCCCATGACATGCGCCAGAAGATAATTCAGAACCCCCACCCCTGTGTAATCATCTCGACATCAGGCATGATGAACGGAGGGCCGGTTATGGACTATTTCAAAGCCTTTGCCGATGAACCACGCAATTCTCTGGTGTTTGTAGGGTACCAGGCCGATGGAACAATCGGGCGCAGAATCCAGAAAGGATGGAAAGAGATCCCTATGGCAGGAAAGGGCGGAAGCACTGAAATCCTGAAGTTAAACATGGAAGTCCAGGTAGTTGACGGTTTCTCAGGTCACTCCGATAGGAGACAGCTTATGGATTACATCAAGAGGATGCAGCCCCGTCCGGAAAGGGTATTTACCGAGCATGGAGATGAAAAGGCCTGTGTTGACCTGGCAAGTTCGATTTATAAGAAACTGAAAATTGAAACCAGGGCGCTTACAAACCTTGAAACCGTAAGGTTACTGTGA
- the psmB gene encoding archaeal proteasome endopeptidase complex subunit beta — protein MDNDKYLKGTTTVGVVCTDGIVLASEQRATMGNFIASKTAKKVYQIDDLVAMTTAGSVGDAQQLVRLVNVESQLYKMRRNESMTIKGIATLMSNFLNANRYYPMMVQLLIGGVDKNGPGIYSLDALGGSIEETRISATGSGSPMAYGVLEDQYREDMTIKEGLDLAIRAIHNATKRDSASGENIDVVVITKEAFRRLDPEEVKSIRASLPK, from the coding sequence ATGGATAATGACAAATATCTAAAGGGCACAACTACCGTAGGAGTAGTTTGTACCGATGGTATCGTGCTCGCAAGTGAACAGAGAGCCACAATGGGGAATTTCATCGCAAGTAAAACTGCAAAGAAGGTTTACCAGATCGACGACCTTGTAGCAATGACCACTGCCGGTTCGGTAGGGGATGCCCAGCAGCTTGTGAGGCTCGTAAATGTAGAATCACAGCTCTATAAGATGCGTAGAAACGAGTCGATGACAATAAAAGGTATTGCAACTTTAATGTCAAACTTCTTAAATGCCAACCGTTACTATCCCATGATGGTCCAGCTCCTTATAGGGGGAGTTGACAAAAATGGGCCTGGGATCTACTCACTTGACGCTCTTGGAGGAAGTATCGAAGAGACAAGGATATCGGCTACAGGTTCCGGTTCTCCCATGGCATATGGAGTGCTTGAAGACCAGTACAGGGAAGACATGACTATAAAAGAAGGTCTTGACCTTGCTATCCGAGCGATCCACAATGCAACTAAAAGGGATTCAGCGTCTGGAGAGAACATCGATGTAGTTGTGATTACTAAGGAGGCGTTCAGGAGACTGGACCCTGAAGAAGTAAAATCCATAAGAGCTTCATTACCTAAATAA
- a CDS encoding HDIG domain-containing metalloprotein: MTTRAEAINLLEENGCAPNVIEHCKEVALLAVEIAKKAKAAGHDVNPELVEVGALLHDLGRCKTHKIAHAVEGYRLARIEGLKPEISEIIKRHIGAGISKEEARALGLPEDDYFPRSLEEKIVAHADNLVKGTSRITVAERIELMRKQEVPENVIQRVNKLAEEVERLFL; this comes from the coding sequence TTGACTACCCGAGCCGAAGCAATAAACCTGCTTGAGGAAAACGGATGTGCTCCAAATGTGATAGAACACTGTAAGGAAGTCGCATTACTCGCAGTTGAAATTGCAAAAAAGGCAAAAGCAGCAGGGCATGATGTAAACCCGGAACTGGTGGAAGTCGGGGCTCTTCTTCACGATCTTGGGAGATGTAAAACACATAAAATCGCTCATGCAGTAGAAGGGTACAGGCTAGCCAGGATCGAGGGACTCAAGCCTGAGATTTCTGAAATAATAAAAAGACATATCGGAGCAGGGATCTCAAAAGAAGAGGCAAGGGCTTTAGGGCTTCCGGAGGACGATTATTTTCCACGAAGCCTTGAGGAAAAAATAGTTGCTCATGCCGATAACCTTGTTAAGGGAACGAGCAGGATTACTGTAGCTGAGAGAATTGAGCTCATGCGTAAGCAAGAGGTACCCGAAAATGTGATTCAGAGAGTAAATAAACTTGCTGAAGAGGTCGAGAGACTTTTTCTTTAA
- a CDS encoding transcription factor: MVDINDKVIRGYLLSLVGEEGLQMIEKMPEGEVTDEEIAAKTEVLLNTVRRTLFILNENKFAICRRERDSNSGWLTYLWRLDFSDIEHQLMKEKKKLLRNLKTRLDFEENNVFYMCPQGCVRLLFDEATETEFLCPMCGEDLVFYDNSYFIDVLRKRVDALSSV, from the coding sequence TTGGTTGATATAAATGACAAGGTAATTAGAGGATACCTCCTGAGCCTTGTAGGGGAAGAAGGGCTACAAATGATTGAAAAAATGCCTGAAGGCGAGGTTACGGATGAAGAAATTGCGGCAAAGACCGAGGTTCTGTTGAACACCGTGAGGAGAACGCTCTTCATATTAAACGAAAACAAATTTGCAATATGTCGTCGGGAGAGAGATTCAAACAGTGGATGGTTAACATATCTCTGGCGCCTGGATTTTTCTGATATAGAGCACCAGCTCATGAAGGAAAAGAAAAAATTGCTCCGCAACCTGAAGACTCGCCTTGATTTCGAAGAAAACAATGTTTTCTATATGTGCCCTCAGGGTTGTGTTCGCCTTCTTTTTGACGAAGCTACAGAAACAGAGTTTCTCTGCCCCATGTGTGGAGAAGACCTGGTCTTCTACGATAACTCATATTTTATTGATGTCCTGAGAAAGCGTGTAGATGCTCTCAGTTCAGTGTAA
- a CDS encoding ATP-grasp domain-containing protein, which translates to MQNILVIGFDTRNVVCSASRAGYTVCSIDAFCDLDLRECAHATAFLECRTIQELHQLKASRIKAQMAEFGLEFDALVPGSGLEMLDHNEFPCPVLASSPDAMQKASDKLYLSKKLEAIGIPHPRCYSSEELDAIEYPVMIKPASGGGGIFNRIARNRQELLAILEELHGLNPELTEDTIVIQEFLEGTPSSVSLLSTKNEALSVAVNEQLIGIPWLSRLPFAYCGNITPFMTNQAEEMEALSEELVLEFKLLGSNGVDFLASKKGPVVLEINPRFQGSLDTVEKAMNINLFEAHAGCFRGELPEKPEAKGFAARGVIYSDRELFIDQKLMELILREKGADIPSQGTVIEPDGPLTSLFACTSTREEAVLSLEKGANRIRAFIENQLKREDT; encoded by the coding sequence ATGCAGAATATCCTTGTAATCGGATTTGATACCCGGAATGTTGTCTGTTCTGCAAGCCGGGCTGGCTATACGGTCTGTTCTATAGATGCTTTCTGTGACCTTGACCTGCGGGAATGTGCCCATGCCACGGCATTTCTTGAGTGCAGAACTATACAGGAACTGCACCAGCTTAAGGCTTCCAGGATAAAGGCTCAGATGGCTGAGTTTGGACTTGAGTTTGATGCCCTTGTCCCAGGTTCGGGACTGGAAATGCTTGACCACAATGAGTTTCCCTGCCCTGTACTTGCCAGCAGTCCGGATGCGATGCAGAAGGCTTCAGACAAACTTTATCTCTCGAAAAAGCTTGAAGCCATTGGAATCCCTCATCCACGCTGTTATTCCTCGGAAGAACTGGACGCAATAGAATATCCAGTTATGATTAAGCCAGCTTCAGGCGGAGGAGGAATTTTCAACCGAATTGCCAGGAACAGACAGGAGCTTTTAGCCATCCTTGAGGAATTACACGGGCTGAATCCAGAGCTTACGGAAGATACCATTGTTATTCAGGAGTTTCTGGAAGGAACGCCTTCAAGTGTTTCCTTGCTTTCTACAAAGAACGAAGCCCTGTCAGTGGCTGTTAACGAACAGCTTATAGGAATACCCTGGCTTTCGCGGCTGCCCTTTGCTTATTGTGGAAATATAACCCCTTTTATGACCAATCAAGCTGAGGAAATGGAAGCCCTTTCTGAAGAACTGGTGCTTGAGTTCAAGCTCCTCGGCTCAAACGGAGTGGATTTTCTGGCTTCAAAAAAAGGGCCTGTAGTACTTGAAATAAACCCAAGGTTCCAGGGAAGTCTTGATACTGTCGAGAAGGCAATGAACATTAACCTTTTTGAGGCTCATGCTGGCTGCTTTAGAGGAGAACTTCCTGAGAAACCCGAAGCTAAAGGTTTTGCTGCACGAGGAGTTATTTACTCGGATCGAGAACTTTTTATAGATCAAAAGCTCATGGAGCTCATTCTGAGGGAAAAAGGCGCTGACATTCCCTCCCAGGGAACTGTTATAGAGCCTGATGGGCCTCTTACTTCCCTTTTCGCGTGTACCTCTACAAGAGAAGAGGCAGTTCTATCGCTTGAAAAAGGGGCAAACAGGATAAGGGCTTTTATTGAAAACCAGCTGAAAAGAGAAGATACCTGA
- a CDS encoding 60S ribosomal export protein NMD3 — translation MNFITCPRCGRECYRLFDSVCKDCFFETFKLIELPHVLHVRICSACGAHFHRSRWEDVGNIEDVVLKAVEDALFIHNEAGDVEVYLEPREITPYMYMVRAEVDAVVREEPVHAEAETEVRIQRSACDMCSRESGGYFEAIIQIRAAGRFPTEEENKRSMTIAREAMESMRKKGDRLAFISEEVEQKGGIDLYMGSMNASRQVCRLINSELGGNFSESPTLVGMKDGKNLYRITFAVRLPEFGPGDVIRFRGKVIQIKSSGKKVNGTSLEDGSRFISTPEELKGAEKIGNIGDAVLTVLVSIEDNAILVLDPETYETVAIKKPMSFNAEAGSEIPVLKTPYGIFALAHSEIPQAK, via the coding sequence ATGAATTTTATTACATGCCCTAGATGCGGCAGAGAATGCTACAGGCTTTTTGATTCAGTTTGCAAGGACTGCTTTTTTGAGACTTTCAAACTGATTGAATTGCCCCATGTTCTTCATGTAAGGATATGTTCAGCTTGTGGAGCACACTTCCATAGAAGCCGGTGGGAAGATGTTGGTAATATTGAAGATGTGGTGCTAAAGGCTGTAGAAGATGCCCTTTTCATCCACAACGAAGCCGGAGATGTGGAAGTCTACCTTGAACCCAGAGAGATTACGCCTTATATGTATATGGTAAGAGCTGAAGTCGATGCAGTGGTCAGAGAAGAACCAGTGCACGCAGAAGCTGAAACCGAGGTAAGGATTCAGCGGTCAGCTTGCGATATGTGCAGCAGGGAGTCCGGAGGGTACTTTGAAGCGATTATTCAGATCAGGGCAGCAGGCAGGTTTCCTACTGAAGAAGAGAATAAACGCTCGATGACCATTGCCAGAGAAGCCATGGAAAGCATGAGAAAAAAGGGTGACCGGCTTGCGTTTATAAGTGAGGAAGTGGAGCAAAAGGGAGGGATAGACCTTTACATGGGTTCCATGAACGCTAGCAGGCAGGTATGCCGATTAATCAACTCTGAACTTGGAGGCAACTTTTCCGAATCTCCTACCCTTGTCGGAATGAAAGATGGAAAGAACCTTTACAGGATTACTTTTGCTGTACGTCTTCCCGAATTCGGGCCAGGAGATGTGATTCGATTCAGAGGAAAGGTTATCCAGATCAAGAGTTCTGGAAAAAAGGTTAACGGAACTTCCCTTGAGGACGGCTCAAGATTTATCTCAACCCCTGAAGAATTAAAAGGTGCAGAGAAAATAGGCAATATAGGGGATGCGGTTTTAACAGTGCTGGTCTCAATCGAAGACAATGCAATTCTGGTGCTTGACCCTGAAACTTATGAGACTGTTGCCATAAAGAAACCTATGTCGTTCAACGCAGAAGCAGGAAGTGAAATTCCTGTCCTGAAAACCCCATATGGAATCTTTGCACTGGCGCATTCTGAGATTCCGCAAGCGAAATGA
- the acsC gene encoding acetyl-CoA decarbonylase/synthase complex subunit gamma, producing the protein MKINSPLEAYKYLPQTNCGECGEPTCMAFASKLIDRSGKTTDCPPLVKEKKFAKKLAELDKLLAPEIREVAIGVGDRVAKIGGDDVLYRHKLTFFNKTKMFFDVTDTMEEAALVERVKKITDYKKFYVGRNLLLDGVAIRAASNDPAKFAAAVKKVIENTELPVILCSFNPAVLKAGLEVAKDKNPLLYAANKDNWKEVGELALEYKVPVVVSAFNDLDTLKSLAKTFAEAGIKDIVLDPGTYPSGKGLKDTFTNFLKIRRAGIMGDTEIAYPIMAMPLTAWMSGISDPVSASYWETVLSSVFTIRYGDIMLLHSMEPYATMPEVHLAETIYTDPRSPVAVDSKMYKVGTPDENSPVLFTTNFALTYYTVESDLASNGINCWLLAVNTDGIGVEASVAGGQLTADKVKEAFEKSGFDLKKDVTHNTVITPGLAARLQGDIEDKLGAKVLVGPMDSGRLPGFMEKNWPPK; encoded by the coding sequence ATGAAAATAAACAGCCCATTAGAAGCTTACAAATACCTTCCTCAGACCAACTGTGGAGAATGTGGTGAGCCTACCTGTATGGCATTTGCCTCCAAGCTGATCGACAGATCCGGGAAGACAACAGACTGCCCACCCCTTGTAAAGGAGAAGAAGTTTGCAAAGAAACTCGCAGAGCTTGACAAGCTCCTTGCCCCGGAAATTCGTGAAGTTGCAATAGGTGTAGGCGACAGAGTAGCCAAGATTGGTGGCGACGATGTGCTTTACCGTCACAAGCTGACCTTCTTCAACAAGACAAAGATGTTCTTCGATGTTACTGATACAATGGAGGAAGCTGCCCTTGTTGAAAGAGTTAAGAAAATTACTGACTACAAAAAGTTCTACGTCGGACGCAACCTGCTCCTTGACGGTGTAGCAATAAGAGCTGCATCCAATGACCCTGCAAAGTTTGCAGCAGCTGTCAAGAAAGTTATAGAAAACACAGAATTGCCAGTGATTCTCTGTTCCTTTAACCCTGCAGTCCTGAAGGCAGGACTTGAGGTTGCAAAGGACAAGAACCCTCTGCTTTATGCTGCAAACAAAGACAATTGGAAGGAAGTAGGAGAACTGGCCCTTGAATATAAGGTGCCTGTCGTAGTCTCAGCTTTCAATGACCTTGATACCCTTAAGAGCCTCGCAAAAACCTTTGCAGAAGCAGGTATCAAGGACATTGTTCTCGACCCAGGAACCTACCCAAGTGGCAAAGGCCTGAAAGACACCTTTACCAACTTCCTGAAGATTAGGAGAGCAGGCATTATGGGCGATACCGAGATCGCATATCCAATCATGGCTATGCCGCTTACTGCCTGGATGTCTGGAATTTCGGACCCTGTCAGTGCATCCTACTGGGAAACAGTTCTTTCCTCGGTCTTTACCATCAGGTACGGAGACATTATGCTTCTCCACAGCATGGAACCATACGCCACCATGCCCGAAGTGCACCTGGCCGAGACAATTTACACCGACCCGAGGTCTCCTGTCGCTGTGGACTCGAAGATGTACAAGGTAGGAACCCCAGATGAGAATTCCCCAGTTCTCTTCACAACAAACTTTGCTCTTACCTACTACACAGTAGAGAGCGATCTTGCCTCAAACGGCATCAACTGCTGGCTGCTTGCAGTTAACACAGACGGTATCGGTGTGGAAGCATCTGTTGCCGGTGGGCAGCTGACCGCTGATAAAGTGAAGGAAGCTTTTGAGAAGTCAGGCTTTGACCTCAAGAAAGATGTTACCCACAACACGGTAATTACTCCGGGTCTTGCTGCCCGTCTACAGGGTGACATTGAGGACAAACTCGGTGCAAAGGTTCTTGTGGGACCAATGGACTCAGGAAGGCTCCCTGGATTTATGGAAAAGAACTGGCCTCCAAAATAA
- the cdhD gene encoding CO dehydrogenase/acetyl-CoA synthase subunit delta, which translates to MAKKAKLSEMTDMFKDVDILSLEGVTIEGDIEIELDGLGGGFDPMLAAILGQENAVLAQHFARLAGIFGVPVGIGAPAAGAPAAPAISPALAAPKFKDLIPAKFSFENFAEWATPIQEVPIGNTSADGGSRGKRVLVGGEKALPFFPDAVMPNRNQVTIDVFDMRIGLAKAVKENYDEVMDSPGEWAKKNVEKFNADMITIHLISTDPLVKDTPAKEAAKTVEEVLQAVDVPIAIGGSGNPQKDPEVLARAAEVAEGERCLIASASLNLDYAKIAEAALKYDHDVLSWTQLDMNSQKELNRKLMKQCNVPRDRIIMDPTTAALGYGLDYAYTNMERIRLAALMGDEELTFPMSSGTTNAWGARESWMVSSPLKEDSDWGPREYRGPIWEIVTGLSLAIAGNDLFMMMHPTSVAVLKHITQTLFGSIEAEPIDLANWIGSGV; encoded by the coding sequence ATGGCAAAGAAAGCTAAGTTATCAGAAATGACAGACATGTTCAAGGATGTAGATATACTCTCCCTTGAAGGTGTAACTATAGAAGGGGACATTGAGATTGAACTCGATGGACTTGGAGGCGGCTTTGACCCGATGCTTGCTGCTATCCTCGGACAGGAGAATGCAGTACTTGCACAGCACTTCGCAAGACTTGCTGGCATATTCGGCGTCCCTGTAGGCATTGGTGCCCCTGCGGCTGGTGCCCCTGCTGCCCCTGCTATTTCCCCTGCTCTGGCAGCTCCTAAGTTTAAGGATCTCATTCCTGCCAAATTCAGTTTTGAAAACTTTGCAGAATGGGCAACCCCTATTCAGGAAGTCCCAATAGGTAACACCTCTGCAGATGGTGGAAGCCGTGGAAAGAGAGTGTTGGTTGGTGGCGAAAAAGCCCTTCCATTCTTCCCTGACGCCGTAATGCCCAACAGGAACCAGGTTACCATTGATGTATTCGATATGAGAATCGGTCTTGCAAAAGCTGTCAAGGAGAACTATGATGAGGTCATGGACAGCCCAGGAGAATGGGCAAAGAAGAACGTTGAAAAGTTCAACGCAGACATGATCACAATCCACCTGATTTCAACCGACCCACTGGTTAAAGACACACCTGCTAAGGAAGCAGCAAAGACTGTAGAAGAAGTACTTCAGGCTGTTGATGTCCCAATCGCAATAGGCGGTTCCGGGAACCCACAGAAAGACCCTGAAGTCCTTGCAAGAGCTGCAGAAGTTGCAGAAGGCGAGCGCTGCCTGATTGCATCTGCAAGCCTGAACCTTGACTACGCAAAGATTGCAGAGGCTGCATTAAAGTACGACCATGATGTCCTTTCATGGACTCAGCTGGATATGAACTCCCAGAAGGAGCTTAACAGGAAGCTCATGAAGCAGTGCAACGTCCCAAGAGACAGGATCATCATGGACCCAACCACTGCAGCACTCGGCTATGGTCTCGACTACGCTTACACCAACATGGAGCGTATCCGCCTCGCAGCCCTTATGGGTGACGAAGAACTGACCTTCCCAATGTCATCCGGTACCACCAATGCATGGGGTGCCCGTGAGTCCTGGATGGTTAGCTCACCACTGAAGGAAGACTCGGATTGGGGCCCCAGAGAATACAGAGGACCAATCTGGGAAATCGTTACAGGTCTCTCTCTTGCTATTGCAGGAAACGACCTCTTCATGATGATGCACCCAACCTCGGTTGCTGTCCTGAAGCACATTACCCAGACTTTATTTGGTTCAATTGAGGCAGAGCCTATTGACCTTGCTAACTGGATCGGATCGGGGGTGTAA